In the Streptomyces fradiae ATCC 10745 = DSM 40063 genome, one interval contains:
- a CDS encoding SPOR domain-containing protein, whose amino-acid sequence MPDSGTTLLWQVIRQDDNGNHYRVGRYATRDEAQKVADSLDAHGQRQLYWVERIGEPAR is encoded by the coding sequence ATGCCCGACAGCGGTACGACACTTCTCTGGCAGGTCATCCGGCAGGACGACAACGGCAACCACTACCGGGTCGGCCGGTACGCGACGCGCGACGAGGCGCAGAAGGTCGCGGACAGCCTCGACGCCCACGGGCAGCGGCAGCTCTACTGGGTGGAGCGCATCGGAGAGCCCGCGCGCTGA
- a CDS encoding NUDIX hydrolase yields MPVLIDTVAWVRIEHGRILCARPRGKDVFYIPGGKREAGESDLQTLVREIEEELGVLLDPATAEHVGTYEAAVPGSAPGTVVRMACYTAAYRGEPAPSGEIEETAWFSYAHRDLVPPVDQLLFDDLRAEGALA; encoded by the coding sequence CTGCCCGTGCTGATCGACACGGTGGCCTGGGTGCGGATCGAGCACGGCCGCATCCTGTGCGCGCGACCGCGCGGGAAGGACGTGTTCTACATCCCCGGCGGCAAGCGCGAGGCCGGCGAGAGCGACCTCCAGACGCTCGTACGGGAGATCGAGGAGGAGTTGGGCGTGCTCCTCGACCCCGCGACCGCCGAGCACGTGGGCACCTACGAGGCGGCCGTGCCCGGCTCGGCGCCCGGCACGGTCGTACGGATGGCCTGCTACACCGCCGCGTACCGGGGCGAGCCCGCGCCGAGCGGCGAGATCGAGGAGACGGCCTGGTTCTCCTACGCCCACCGCGACCTCGTGCCGCCCGTCGACCAACTCCTCTTCGACGACCTGAGGGCCGAGGGCGCCCTCGCCTGA
- a CDS encoding ATP-binding protein, with product MVGVGDIDGASVEWTLPGRPASVRAARAAVRDTLRAWRLDPALGDLAVLLVSELVTNSVRYADGPVGLRLTRLPASQDALPYRPALLVEVSDPVPDPPRARPAGPDDEGGRGLQLVACSARRWGTRRGRAGKTVWFELPLPG from the coding sequence GTGGTCGGCGTGGGCGACATCGACGGTGCGAGCGTCGAGTGGACCCTCCCCGGACGGCCCGCCTCCGTGCGCGCGGCCCGCGCCGCCGTACGCGACACGCTCCGCGCCTGGCGGCTCGACCCCGCGCTCGGCGACCTCGCCGTCCTCCTCGTCAGCGAACTGGTGACCAATTCCGTGCGGTACGCCGACGGTCCCGTCGGTCTCCGCCTCACCCGTCTCCCCGCGTCGCAGGACGCGCTCCCGTACCGTCCCGCACTCCTCGTGGAGGTCTCCGACCCCGTCCCGGACCCGCCGCGCGCCCGTCCCGCCGGCCCCGACGACGAGGGCGGACGCGGCCTCCAACTGGTCGCGTGCTCAGCCCGCCGATGGGGTACCAGGAGGGGGCGGGCGGGCAAGACCGTGTGGTTCGAGCTGCCCCTGCCGGGTTAG